In Acidisarcina polymorpha, the DNA window GTGAAGCCGCGATCGTGTGTTTCGCGGTACTTCCGCGCAGCCACGAGGCCGACCAATAAGTAAGCGTTAACTGTCAGCCAAAAGAAGAGATCATGCAACATGAATCACCTCCTGATACAAGATAATATCGGTAATCTCTCGGACCTCGCGTCAGTTTGATTGCGCCGGCAACATCTCGCGGGTGCTCGAGGCTGAACGTTTTCGCAGAATCCCACTTGAAGCTTTTCGCCAAGTTCGCCACCGAGGCCTGGTATCCGTACCCATCGCCATAGACGAAGCCGAGACGCAGGATACTCCAGTTCAGTAGGTTAGTGCGGGGTTCGGTATCCGCAGCGATCTTGCTTGCCAGATACGCGAGTTACGAATGGGTCGCGTCCTCTTCGAGACCGAAATAGCATGCCTCCAGATTAGGCTAGTCAGGTGCTTGCCATAATGTTGCAAGCCTATGAAGCGTAGACCTTTCGCACCAGCGATCGGGGTTCTCGTGCATTCTAAATTTGCCTGCCAGATCTCATCTTCATTCTGAGTTCGGAAACACCGCGGCAAGATGCACGACTGCCGACCTACCCCAATCGTCGCGCGCTGGTAAGGCTTGGCAAGAACGTGCCCGCGGGAACGATGCACGTATTTAGGGCGATCTTCAGCTAGGGCGGTCTCCAACTCAGATTCGTTGAATCAGGAAATCACCCCGGTGTCGCCCGGGCAAGCCTGCTGGGATTATCTACCTTTTTTTGTTGATCTTATAACGAACTTCGAATCCCAATGGGGCCTTTAATGCCGGCCTGTTGATATCTGTCTTTAGCGCATATATGTCGTTAATCCTCTAAAGATAGAGGATTGATAACCGCACAGCCTAGACAATCATATATGCTGAACATAGCGGTTTATTTGAGTTTATCCGCTAATGATGGAGGAAAATGCGGACAAATTTGTTACATGAGGCTCAGCCTTATCCGGTTGAGCAGGCTCTCCGCAAAGTCGGCGTCAACCTTCGTACTGCTCGGCTGCGGCGCGGCATAACCATTGAGGAAGCGGCTGCAAAGATCGGCACCGGTCCCCGACTAGTGACGGATGCGGAGCGCGGAAAGCCCAATATCGACGTAGCGGTATACGCCGCTCTCCTTTGGCTTTATGACCTCCTCACACCATTTGAGGATCTTGCCAACCCACAGAAAGACGAGCAGGGGCTGATTCTGGCCAGTCGCCGCGAACCCACGCGCGCACATCGTGCGCGAGGACTGAACAATGACTTCTAGACACTCGACAGAATGCTTTGTCTATGTCACCCTGCCCGGCGCGCGCGCGGCGACCACGGCTGGCAGGTTCGTCCTTGAGCAGACTCCCACCGGCGACCCCATCGGACGTTTTGTCTATGGCCGCTCTTATTTGGCCAACCCGGACGCAGTCGAGATTGACCCCGTCGAGCTCAAACTGTCCAATGAAACCTACGAGACCGTCCGTTTGAATGGAGTCTTCGGGGCGATTCGTGACGCCGGACCCGACTACTGGGGACGCCGTGTCATCGAGAAGCATGCCGGGATCACCCAGCTTGGAGAACTCGACTACCTGCTCGAGTCTCCTGACGACCGAGCCGGAGCACTGAGCTTTGGAGAGAAGATCACCCCCCCGGCGCCGCGCCGCAGATTCAATCAGACGCTCGACCTCGCTCGTCTGCAGGAAACCGCCGAGGCAATAGTGCGGGACGACATCCCCAATGATCCGAACGCTCCGCAGGTGCAAGACCTTCTCCTGCTGGGTACCTCGATGGGTGGCGCGCGCCCCAAGGCTGTCATCCAGGACCAGGGCGCGCTGTGGATCGCGAAGTTTGCGCGGCCAGATGACCGCTGGAATTCAGAACGGGTCGAAGATGCGATGCTGCGGCTGGCGCGGCAGTGCGGCATCAGTGCCGCAGAAAGTCGCATCGAGCGAGTCGGCGGCAAAGATGTTCTGCTCGTGAAACGGTTTGACCGCGCGCGCGCGGGTACCGCATATACACGAAGCCGGATGATCAGCAGCCTCACCGTCCTTCGCGCCGACGATGCAGTGACGGCGCGCGACCGCTGGTCCTACATTCTCCTGGTCGAAGAGATGCGGCGGGTCGTCTCGGACCCGAAGGGAGATGCGCGCGAGCTGTTTCGCCGCATCGTCTTCAATGCACTCATCTCCAACATCGACGATCATCCACGGAATCATGCGCTGATCGCTCCAAAGCGCAGTTGGATGCTGTCTCCGGCTTACGATCTCACCCCGGCACCCCAGGTCAGCCAGGACCGTCGAGATCTGGCGATGAAATGCGGTGATGATGGGCGATTCGCAAATGCGAACAACATCCTCTCCCAGCACGCACGCTTTCTTCTCGATCGCGAGGAGGCGGAGAAGATCATCGCAGACATGAAAGTACAGGTCACCAAGACCTGGGAAGACACTGTGCTCGCCAGCGGCGCTTCTCAGCGCGACGTAGACGCGATCCGTTCTGCCTTCATCTATCCGGGTTTTTCTCGCTGAGAGCTACGCCGCAAGCTTGACTCTGGCAATGGACTACGCCAGGGGCGGGACGAAGGTATCGCTGAGAAGGTCCTTGCAGCGCTGCCAGGCGTCCTTCTGCAGTGAGCGGATCATCTGCTTCCAGCCATAGAGCGCAAAGAAAAGCACCAACAGTGCGAACGAGCGGTGGTCCGGCAACGTGGCCTGGACCCCGTGACGCACAAAGGAATAAAACAGCAAGCCGACGACTCGACCGAACTGCTTATTCCAGGCACAGAGCATCAACGTGCACACACCAGCTACGATCAGGCTGCCTTTTAGCCCGGTCTTCTTTTCCGTTTTCATCGTGTCATCCCGATACGAGCCTACATCCGTCTGTCCCGCACCTCAAACCAATCAATCCAATCCAAGGAGCTCAAGTAATGCCTGCTCTTAAGACCGAAGTTCTCTTGCGCGAGTTCTACTACAACGCTATCCGTATTCCTGATCCTGGCCCCCACCTTTCTGTCGATCAGGTGCGCGATCTGCTTACGCCGCGGTTTCCAGAGATAGCGACTGCCTCGGTTCAAGGGCCGGAGGATGTTGGCAACGCTCTGCGCTACAAGTTTGTCCGAGCCATCGGCGAGAAAGGCTAAGTCATGGCGTCTCCTGTCCGAACCTCGGAAGACCTTCTGAAGGTCTTCGCTGAGATGATCTGGGCACCACCTACGCAAGGCACCGAGCTACTGGTGAGGCACCTCAAATGCAAAGAGTCAGTCGAGCTAGCGAAGATCCTCGTCGACGCCATTCCTCAGTACGCCGAACGCGGAGGCCAGAGGCTCCAGCCACCCTCGGAGCTGCTGGTGCCGTTGGCGTAGCCACGCTGGCACCGCCCTGTCTCCACACCCTTCCCACCCTTGACGGAGCCGCGCTCGAGTACAACCACGAAGAGGGAGCCACGCTTCTTTACGAGCTATGCGCGGGGCTGGTGAGGGAGGGATTTGGGACCGCCGAGAGCTGGAAGGAGTGCGGCAAGAAGTGCCTTGTCTTCGCACAGAACTCCATCATGCGAAGGATTGGCGAGGAGCGATGGAATCTATTCAAAAGGAACGTTGAGTTTCATCTTGCGATCAGCGATTCCGTCGAGTCGTATGGCGATCCCGAACCGATCCCCGGTGGACGTCTGGCGGTAACGATCGAGTGCAGCGGATGCGGCTACCTCAAGATCGGGCCGGCAATCGAGGCGCTCGAGAAAGAGTCCGAAGGGTTGGGCGCGGCCTTCTACTGGGAGTTCATCTACTCCTGCTACCGACTGATGCGCATTTATGACCACGAAGACGCCCTTCAGTATGAGGAAGGAATGCGAGAGATGGCCGAAGGCGAGGAAGATGCC includes these proteins:
- a CDS encoding type II toxin-antitoxin system HipA family toxin — translated: MTSRHSTECFVYVTLPGARAATTAGRFVLEQTPTGDPIGRFVYGRSYLANPDAVEIDPVELKLSNETYETVRLNGVFGAIRDAGPDYWGRRVIEKHAGITQLGELDYLLESPDDRAGALSFGEKITPPAPRRRFNQTLDLARLQETAEAIVRDDIPNDPNAPQVQDLLLLGTSMGGARPKAVIQDQGALWIAKFARPDDRWNSERVEDAMLRLARQCGISAAESRIERVGGKDVLLVKRFDRARAGTAYTRSRMISSLTVLRADDAVTARDRWSYILLVEEMRRVVSDPKGDARELFRRIVFNALISNIDDHPRNHALIAPKRSWMLSPAYDLTPAPQVSQDRRDLAMKCGDDGRFANANNILSQHARFLLDREEAEKIIADMKVQVTKTWEDTVLASGASQRDVDAIRSAFIYPGFSR
- a CDS encoding PRTRC system protein C, encoding MPALKTEVLLREFYYNAIRIPDPGPHLSVDQVRDLLTPRFPEIATASVQGPEDVGNALRYKFVRAIGEKG
- a CDS encoding helix-turn-helix domain-containing protein, translated to MRTNLLHEAQPYPVEQALRKVGVNLRTARLRRGITIEEAAAKIGTGPRLVTDAERGKPNIDVAVYAALLWLYDLLTPFEDLANPQKDEQGLILASRREPTRAHRARGLNNDF